The Phaeobacter sp. A36a-5a DNA segment TGTCGCCGAGGTTGCAGGGCGGCTGTGCTACACGCTGGCAATTGCGCTGACGCCGCTTTCTTCGGCCTCCGCAATCCTGCAGGCGACGCCGCTGGTGGTTGCTGCCGGCGCGGTGGTCTTCTTTAACGAGCATGTGGGCCTGCGCCGCTGGCTGGCGATTGCGGCGGGTTTTGTCGGCGTCTTGATGATCCTGCGCCCGGGGGCCAGCGGGTTTGAGCTGGCCTCGCTCTTTGCGGTGGCGGGAACGCTTGGCTTTGCAGGCCGCGATCTGGCCACCCGCGCGGCTCCGGCCGGGCTGTCGAACGCGCATCTCGGGCTGGTCGGATTTGCCATGCTGATCGTCGCGGGGGTCTTGGCGCAGCCCTTTGGCGCGCCGATGGTGATGCCGGATCTCGCCACCGGGGCCGGTCTGGTGGCTGCAACCGTGGTGGGGGTGGTGGCCTATCACGCCCTGACCGGCGCCATGCGGAGCGGCGAGATTTCGGTCATCGCTCCCTTCCGCTACACCCGGCTGGTGTTTGCCATGGTGCTTGGGGTGGTGGTCTTCCACGAGCGCCCCGACCTCTGGACCCTGATGGGCAGCGCGGTCATCGTGATCAGTGGCGGCTTTACCCTGATGCGCAGCCGTCGCCGTCAGCCTACCTGAATCCGGTCGGTGGGGCGGGGGCCAATCCTCCGCTGCATCACCATCTTGCACCTCTCCCCCCGGCAGCTTACATCTGCGCCCATGGCCAAGCAAAAATCAGACCCGAATTACAAAGTGATCGCAGAGAACCGCCGCGCGCGGTTTGACTATGCGATCGAGGACGATCTGGAATGCGGGATCCTGCTGGAAGGATCCGAGGTCAAATCCCTGCGCGCGGGCGGTACCAATATCGCCGAGAGCTACGCGACGGTGGATGATGGCGAACTCTGGTTGGTGAACTCCTATATCGCGCCTTACGAGCAGGCGAAGATGTTCAAGCATGAGGAGCGTCGTCGCCGCAAGCTGCTGGTGTCGCGCAAGGAGTTGTCGAACCTTTGGAATGCAACCCAGCGCAAGGGGATGACCCTGGTGCCGCTGGTGATGTATTTCAACCATCGCGGTCTGGCCAAGGTGAAGATCGGCATCGCCAAGGGCAAGAAGAACCACGACAAGCGCGAGACCGAGGCCAAACGCGATTGGTCGCGCCAGAAGCAACGCCTGCTGAAAGACCACAGCTGAGTGCGACGCATTGCAGCTGCGGTGGGACAGGGCCACGTCTGGATCTGCCACCGGGCCTGCGCCGGACCTACGACCGTCGCTTCCCGGCCACCCTATCCTGCCCGGCAGTTGCACCGGGTAACGCGTGGCCATTGCAATAACTGACTAAATAAGTCAGATAAGCCCAACCCAGCAGACACATCCCTCGGTCAGGCCCGGCATCTTCTGTTTTCCTCCCTGTGACAAGGATGATGCCGATGCCTGAGGCCCTTTCTGATTCGCGACCTCTGACCCCTGCGCCCGCCGCTGACATGCCAACTATGCCCGCAGAAACCGCGCTTGCGGAACTGGGGCTTGATCCGTTTGAGGTCGCGCTGCTGCCACAGCTGCGCCATTTCACCACCTGCCTGCGAGAGCCGCAGAGCCAGGCCTGGCAGCACGCCTGTTGCAGCGCGGCTGAGCGCTGGGGTGAGAGTTTCGGCCTGGGGGTCGCGCATGCGCTGTTCAAGGTGGTGCGCTGCCTGCATGACCTGCGCGGCGAGCTTTATCAGGGGCATGACGCGCTGACCCTCTCGACCCGAGCCAGTGTCACCGCGGATGAAGCGGCTTGTCTGCGGATGCTGCATCACATGCGCCGCGACAACACCCCAGCGGCCCGCGACGCCGTAGCCGATCTGACCGGCGGCTGGATGGACCCGCATGTGATCCGCGCGGCGCTGTCCTTTGCCCATCGCTTCCCGGCGGGCAAGACGGATCCGGCCCCTCGGTCACAACCTGCCACCGAATCCGCGCGCCCTCGGCTGCGGATTGTCCGCTGACAGGGAGTGCAGATGCCCGGCGCAGCGCCTCCGATCCGGCCCGGTGGGACAGATTGTTGCGCTGCAGGCCTGGCCTCCCTTGCGACTCTGTCCGCGCGGTTGTACGGATGCCTCAGCACATATGAGGGGAGGCGGTAACGTTGGATGATCCTAAAACGCTTGTGTCGACAGACTGGCTTGCTGCGCATCTGAAGGACCCTGATCTGCGGCTCCTTGATGCCTCGTGGTACATGCCGCACGAAGGGCGAGACGCCAAGGCGGAGTATGACGCAGCTCATATTCCCGGCGCGCGCTTCTTTGATATCGACGATATCGCCGACAATCGCTCCGAGCTGCCGCATATGGTTCCCCCGGTGGAGAAATTCATGTCCCGCCTGCGCGCGATGGGGGTTGGTGACGGCCATCAGGTTGTGGTCTATGACGGCACTGGGCTGCGGTCGGCGGCGCGGGTGTGGTGGCTGTTCCGCCTGATGGGGCAGACCAATGTTGCGGTGCTGGACGGTGGTCTGCCGAAATGGCAGGCCGAGGGCAACCCGGTCGAAGATCTGCCGCCGGTCATCCGCGACCGCCATATGACCGTGCGGGTGCAGAACCATCTGCTGCGTGATGTGACGCAAGTGTCCTCCGCCGCCAAGCTTGGTGATCACGAGATCATCGACGCCCGTGCGGCCGCGCGGTTTCAGGGCACGGTTGCCGAACCCCGCGAAGGTCTGCGGTCGGGTCATATCCCCGGCTCCAAGAACCTGCCCTATACCGAACTGCTGAACGCTGATCAGACGATGAAAGCGCCGGACGCGCTGCGTGCCGCCTTTGAACGAGCTGGTGTCGATCTCAGCAAGCCTGCCATCACCACCTGTGGGTCAGGCGTGACCGCCGCAGTCCTCAGCCTCGCCATGGAGCGGATCGGCAAGACCGATCATTCGCTTTATGACGGCTCCTGGACTGAGTGGGGCGCCTTCCCAACCCTTCCCGTTGCAACCGGAGAGACCTGATGTTCGAAACCCTGAAACCCCAGCCGGCGGACAAGATCCTGATGCTGATGCAGACGTATCGCGACGACCCACGCGATGACAAGATCGACCTTGGCGTCGGCGTCTACAAGAACGCCGAAGGGGTGACCCCGGTGATGCGCGCCATCAAGGCGGCAGAACATAAACTGTGGGAAGAGCAGACCTCCAAATCCTACGTCGGCCTGGCCGGTGATCCGGCCTATTCCGACGCGATGATCAAGCTGATCCTTGCGGATAGCGTCGAGCGGGGCAATGTCGCGGCAGCCGCCACCCCCGGTGGCACCGGTGCCGTGCGTCAGGCGTTTGAGCTGATCAAGATGGCCAACCCGGGCGCGCGGGTGTTCGTGTCGAACCCGACCTGGCCAAACCACATCTCGATCCTGAACTATCTGCACATCGAAACCGTCGCCTATCGCTATTTCGACCGCGAGACCTGCGGCGTTGATTTCGATGGCATGATTGAAGATCTGAAAACCGCCAACAAAGGCGACGTGGTGCTGCTGCATGGCTGCTGCCACAACCCGACCGGTGCCAACCTCAACATCGTGCAGTGGCAGGAAGTGGTGGCGCTGCTGAACGAACGCGGTCTCATTCCGATGATCGACATTGCCTATCAGGGCTTTGGCGATGGTCTGGAAGAGGACGCGCAGGGCGTGCGCTACGTGGCGGCCAACACGCCGGAATGTCTGATCGCGGCCAGCTGTTCAAAGAACTTCGGCATCTACCGCGAACGCACCGGCCTGCTGATGGCAGTATCGCAGGATGCAGGCGCACAGGGGCTGAACCAGGGCACGCTGGCGTTCCTGAACCGGCAGAACTATTCCTTCCCGCCGGATCATGGCGCGCGTCTGGTGACCATGATCCTGAATGACGACGCGCTGCGCGCCGATTGGGCGGCGGAACTGGAAGAGACCCGCCTTGGCATGCTGAAACTCCGCCAGCAGCTCGCGGATGAGCTGCAGCGCCTGACCGGGTCTGACCGCTTTGCCTTCCTGGCCCAGCATCGCGGCATGTTCTCACTGCTCGGCACCACGCCTGAAATGGTCGAGAAGATGCGCGCCGACAGCGGCATCTACATGGTCGGCGACAGCCGCATGAATATCGCAGGTCTGAACACCCAGACGGTGCCGATCCTCGCCCGGGCGATTGTCGACGCTGGCGTCTGATCCTGCCTGGCTGATCCCGCCTGTCTGATTCAGGCTGTCAGAACCGATGATCACGCCCCGCTTCGGCGGGGCGTTTTGCGACGGCTCACCAGACTTTCTCAATTCGTCTGGGCAAAAGCCTTCAAAGACTTTTGGCTGCCACCCGGGGGGCACCCAAATGAAAACGCGGCCCCCGGAGGCACCGGGAACCGCGTTCAGTTTCAAGCCGGGTTCGGATCAGCTGGGGGAAAATTCGGGATAGGCTTCCATACCCAGTTCCGCCATGTCCAGACCGTTGACTTCGTCCTCTTCGCCAACCCGGATACCGGTCACCGCCCGCAGGATCAGCCAGACCACGGCGGAAGAGATAATGACGAAGAGCGCGACAACCACGATCCCGGTCAGCTGTGTGATCAGGCTCGCTTCGGGGTTGGTCAGCACAACCGCGATGGTGCCCCAGATACCGGCCACCAGGTGAACCGGGATGGCGCCGACCACATCGTCGATTTTCAGCTTGTCCAGCAGTGGCACCACAAAGACCACGATGATGCCGCCAGCAGCCCCGATCAGCGTTGCCATGCCCAGACCGGGCGTCAGCGGTTCTGCGGTGATCGACACCAGACCCGCCAGCGCGCCGTTCAGGATCATGGTAAGATCGGGCTTCTTGAACAGCAGCTGCGTCAGGATCAGCGCGGCCACGGCGCCGCCAGCTGCGGCTGCGTTGGTATTGGCAAAGATCCGGCTCACGTCCGCGACATCCCCGACAGTGCCCATCGCCAGCTGCGAGCCACCGTTAAAGCCGAACCAGCCCAGCCACAGGATGAACGTCCCAAGGGTGGCCAGCGCCAGGTTGGATCCGGGCATCGGGACGGTCTTGCCGTTCTTGTACTTGCCAATGCGCGGGCCAAGGATCAGCGCGCCGGTCAGAGCCGCCCAGCCCCCAACGGAATGCACCACGGTGGAGCCTGCAAAGTCGAGGAACCCCATCTCGTCCAGGAAGCCGCCGCCCCATTTCCAGCTGGCCTGCAGCGGGTAGATCACTGCGGTCAGCACGATGGTAAAGGCGAGAAAGGGCCAGAGTTTCACGCGCTCGGCGAGGGTGCCGGAGACAATGGAGGCCGTGGTTGCACAGAACATCAGCTGGAAGAAGAAATCCGATCCGGTGGAGGCATAGGAGTAATCATCCGCCTGCTCGGCGGTGATGCCCACCGCCTCCAGAACGCCCGGACCCCAGACACCGGAGAGGACGCCCTCAATCGACCAGGTGCCCAGCGGATACATCAGGTTATAGCCGATCAGGTAATAGAAGATGGCCGCCAGAGAGAACAGCGCAACGTTTTTTGTCAGCTGCATGGTGACGTTTTTCGACCGCACCAGACCCGCTTCCAGCATGGCAAAACCGGCCGCCATCCAGAACAC contains these protein-coding regions:
- a CDS encoding ammonium transporter, whose translation is MRKSTLSLAAVATLALPGLALAQETAAAAPAPGAAATDTVFILNSLLFLVGGFLVFWMAAGFAMLEAGLVRSKNVTMQLTKNVALFSLAAIFYYLIGYNLMYPLGTWSIEGVLSGVWGPGVLEAVGITAEQADDYSYASTGSDFFFQLMFCATTASIVSGTLAERVKLWPFLAFTIVLTAVIYPLQASWKWGGGFLDEMGFLDFAGSTVVHSVGGWAALTGALILGPRIGKYKNGKTVPMPGSNLALATLGTFILWLGWFGFNGGSQLAMGTVGDVADVSRIFANTNAAAAGGAVAALILTQLLFKKPDLTMILNGALAGLVSITAEPLTPGLGMATLIGAAGGIIVVFVVPLLDKLKIDDVVGAIPVHLVAGIWGTIAVVLTNPEASLITQLTGIVVVALFVIISSAVVWLILRAVTGIRVGEEDEVNGLDMAELGMEAYPEFSPS
- a CDS encoding DMT family transporter, with the translated sequence MDTLRGSLLMVLAMAAFALEDMFIKSAARSLPVGQILILFGAGGMVIFAIMARAQGHRLWTPVFCTRALVLRSVAEVAGRLCYTLAIALTPLSSASAILQATPLVVAAGAVVFFNEHVGLRRWLAIAAGFVGVLMILRPGASGFELASLFAVAGTLGFAGRDLATRAAPAGLSNAHLGLVGFAMLIVAGVLAQPFGAPMVMPDLATGAGLVAATVVGVVAYHALTGAMRSGEISVIAPFRYTRLVFAMVLGVVVFHERPDLWTLMGSAVIVISGGFTLMRSRRRQPT
- a CDS encoding amino acid aminotransferase; the protein is MFETLKPQPADKILMLMQTYRDDPRDDKIDLGVGVYKNAEGVTPVMRAIKAAEHKLWEEQTSKSYVGLAGDPAYSDAMIKLILADSVERGNVAAAATPGGTGAVRQAFELIKMANPGARVFVSNPTWPNHISILNYLHIETVAYRYFDRETCGVDFDGMIEDLKTANKGDVVLLHGCCHNPTGANLNIVQWQEVVALLNERGLIPMIDIAYQGFGDGLEEDAQGVRYVAANTPECLIAASCSKNFGIYRERTGLLMAVSQDAGAQGLNQGTLAFLNRQNYSFPPDHGARLVTMILNDDALRADWAAELEETRLGMLKLRQQLADELQRLTGSDRFAFLAQHRGMFSLLGTTPEMVEKMRADSGIYMVGDSRMNIAGLNTQTVPILARAIVDAGV
- the sseA gene encoding 3-mercaptopyruvate sulfurtransferase is translated as MDDPKTLVSTDWLAAHLKDPDLRLLDASWYMPHEGRDAKAEYDAAHIPGARFFDIDDIADNRSELPHMVPPVEKFMSRLRAMGVGDGHQVVVYDGTGLRSAARVWWLFRLMGQTNVAVLDGGLPKWQAEGNPVEDLPPVIRDRHMTVRVQNHLLRDVTQVSSAAKLGDHEIIDARAAARFQGTVAEPREGLRSGHIPGSKNLPYTELLNADQTMKAPDALRAAFERAGVDLSKPAITTCGSGVTAAVLSLAMERIGKTDHSLYDGSWTEWGAFPTLPVATGET
- the smpB gene encoding SsrA-binding protein SmpB, coding for MAKQKSDPNYKVIAENRRARFDYAIEDDLECGILLEGSEVKSLRAGGTNIAESYATVDDGELWLVNSYIAPYEQAKMFKHEERRRRKLLVSRKELSNLWNATQRKGMTLVPLVMYFNHRGLAKVKIGIAKGKKNHDKRETEAKRDWSRQKQRLLKDHS